One stretch of Cyanobium sp. Tous-M-B4 DNA includes these proteins:
- a CDS encoding HD domain-containing phosphohydrolase codes for MPKLLPRLSLTTTLVALFLPLVCATGLLVSALGVRRTEEVLSSASEQTLQAMVGELRAEIRRAIDPSKAVLELERIEDLADDLNFEQRLDLLPSFAEALANTPAYAAYMVADRGGRLFLVARAKEPKGGLVVQGIDPGKRLGRRIVFDATLRQLSSEPFSPPPGFDLKERPWVRLALASKGPVLAPLHRFVFGGQVGVTLSLATADGGAVGTALPLSNLGELLSTYRITPGTQLAIVTPQGLVVATPAMEGMGNFHQEAAGGTADIPSLAQLGMPALAALAPQLKQELRKPTPMDRPPGFSHFDAAGQGWRGAVVALPSPLKGGNTFLLMAMPERELLADARRLAKEGGVATLVVLLLSVPVVVLLARRLSTSLRRLARQAQAIRAFQLEGEPAGRSRIVEVDELALTFDAMRGTIRRFLDISALLAAEDDVDRLLERLLEESLQASDARGASLVMPPDRRLERGELVGATAAGAGERLCLPLLSRRGEPLGELVLHFETPPEPARVAFCQALSGNAAVALETRGLIAAQKALFEAFIQLLADAIDAKSPYTGGHCARVPELAQLLAAAACEARSGPYASFQLSEADWEALHLASWLHDCGKVTTPEYVVDKATKLETIYDRIHEVRMRFELLKSAAETDAWRAIAAGGDRQALQAELERIWAELDAEFAFVAECNLGGEFMAQERIDRLQAIARRQWRRTLDDRAGVGAEELRRRQRESQQPLPVGEPLLADRLHHRIERLPQQQLPADNPWGITMAEPELLYNRGELHNLEISRGTLSGEERYKINEHIIQTIRMLASLPFPAHLAAVPEIAGGHHETTDGRGYPRGLTSDQMSPLARMMAIADVFEALTAADRPYKSGKPLSVALEILVTMAGERHLDRELLELFLEAGVWRSYAERFLAAEQGDAVDLEALLARLRAPARAA; via the coding sequence ATGCCAAAGCTCCTACCTCGGCTGAGCCTCACCACCACGCTGGTGGCCCTTTTTCTGCCCTTGGTTTGCGCTACAGGCTTGCTAGTGAGTGCCCTGGGGGTGCGCCGCACGGAGGAGGTGCTCTCCAGCGCCAGCGAACAGACGCTCCAGGCAATGGTGGGGGAGCTTCGAGCCGAGATCAGACGGGCCATCGACCCGTCTAAGGCCGTGCTCGAACTAGAGCGAATCGAAGATCTAGCCGACGACCTCAACTTCGAGCAACGGCTGGACCTGCTGCCCAGCTTTGCCGAGGCCCTAGCCAATACCCCCGCCTATGCCGCCTACATGGTGGCGGACAGGGGTGGGCGTCTATTTCTGGTGGCTCGGGCTAAGGAGCCCAAAGGGGGGCTGGTGGTGCAGGGCATCGATCCGGGCAAGCGACTGGGGCGCCGGATCGTGTTTGACGCAACTCTGCGGCAGCTGAGCTCCGAGCCCTTCTCCCCGCCACCGGGCTTCGACCTCAAGGAACGCCCCTGGGTGCGTCTTGCCCTGGCCAGCAAGGGACCCGTACTGGCCCCGCTGCACCGCTTTGTCTTCGGGGGGCAGGTCGGTGTCACCTTGTCCCTGGCAACGGCTGACGGTGGCGCCGTAGGGACTGCCTTACCGCTTAGCAACCTGGGCGAGTTGTTGAGCACATACCGCATCACTCCAGGCACCCAGCTGGCGATCGTTACCCCTCAGGGCTTGGTGGTGGCCACCCCAGCCATGGAGGGCATGGGCAATTTCCACCAAGAAGCCGCGGGGGGGACTGCGGATATACCAAGCCTGGCCCAGCTGGGCATGCCGGCCCTGGCTGCCCTAGCTCCCCAGCTGAAGCAGGAGCTGCGCAAACCAACGCCCATGGACCGTCCCCCCGGATTCAGCCACTTCGATGCCGCTGGACAGGGCTGGCGTGGTGCGGTGGTTGCCCTGCCCTCGCCACTCAAGGGCGGCAACACATTTTTATTGATGGCTATGCCCGAAAGGGAGCTGCTTGCCGATGCGCGGCGCTTGGCTAAGGAGGGAGGGGTGGCGACACTGGTGGTGCTGCTGCTCAGCGTGCCGGTGGTGGTGCTGCTGGCGCGCCGCCTCTCGACCAGCCTGCGGCGCCTGGCTCGCCAGGCCCAGGCGATCCGAGCCTTCCAGCTCGAAGGCGAGCCGGCTGGCCGCTCCCGCATCGTCGAGGTGGATGAGCTGGCCCTCACCTTCGATGCCATGCGTGGCACGATCCGGCGCTTCCTTGATATTTCCGCCCTGTTGGCGGCAGAAGATGACGTAGATCGGCTGCTGGAAAGGCTTCTAGAGGAATCGCTGCAGGCCAGCGATGCCCGCGGCGCCAGCTTGGTAATGCCTCCTGATCGGCGCCTTGAGCGCGGCGAGCTGGTTGGCGCCACGGCGGCGGGAGCTGGGGAGCGGTTGTGCCTGCCCCTGCTCAGCAGGCGCGGCGAGCCCTTGGGCGAGCTGGTGCTGCACTTTGAGACCCCCCCAGAACCAGCCCGGGTGGCCTTCTGCCAGGCCCTCTCTGGCAATGCGGCGGTTGCCCTGGAGACCCGCGGCCTGATCGCCGCCCAGAAGGCCCTGTTTGAGGCTTTTATTCAGCTGCTCGCTGATGCGATTGACGCCAAAAGCCCCTACACCGGCGGCCACTGCGCCCGGGTGCCTGAGCTAGCCCAACTGCTGGCCGCCGCTGCTTGTGAGGCCCGCAGCGGCCCCTACGCCAGCTTTCAGCTCTCGGAGGCCGACTGGGAGGCCCTGCACCTGGCCTCCTGGCTGCACGACTGCGGCAAGGTAACCACTCCCGAATACGTGGTCGATAAGGCCACCAAGCTGGAAACCATCTACGACCGCATCCACGAGGTGCGGATGCGCTTTGAGCTGCTTAAAAGCGCCGCTGAAACCGACGCCTGGCGAGCCATCGCTGCTGGTGGTGATCGGCAGGCCCTTCAGGCCGAGCTGGAGCGCATCTGGGCCGAGCTCGATGCCGAATTTGCCTTTGTGGCTGAATGCAACCTGGGCGGCGAATTCATGGCTCAAGAGCGGATCGACCGTCTCCAAGCCATCGCCCGCCGCCAGTGGCGCCGCACCCTCGACGACCGCGCTGGCGTTGGCGCGGAGGAGTTGCGCCGCCGCCAGCGGGAGTCCCAGCAGCCCCTGCCGGTGGGCGAGCCCCTGCTGGCTGACCGGCTCCACCACCGCATCGAGCGCCTGCCCCAGCAGCAGCTGCCGGCGGATAACCCCTGGGGCATCACCATGGCCGAGCCCGAGTTGCTCTACAACCGCGGCGAGCTGCACAACCTGGAGATCAGTCGCGGCACCCTCAGTGGCGAGGAGCGCTACAAGATCAACGAGCACATCATCCAGACGATTCGGATGCTGGCCTCCCTGCCCTTTCCCGCCCACCTGGCGGCGGTGCCAGAGATCGCTGGCGGCCACCACGAAACCACCGACGGCCGGGGCTACCCCCGCGGACTCACCTCTGATCAGATGAGTCCCCTGGCCCGGATGATGGCGATCGCCGATGTGTTTGAAGCCCTCACCGCAGCCGACCGGCCCTACAAGAGCGGCAAACCCTTGTCTGTGGCCCTGGAGATCCTGGTTACCATGGCCGGCGAGCGCCACCTCGATAGGGAGCTGCTGGAGCTGTTTCTTGAAGCTGGCGTTTGGCGCAGCTATGCAGAGCGCTTCCTGGCAGCCGAGCAGGGTGATGCGGTGGATCTCGAAGCCCTGCTCGCTCGGCTGCGCGCCCCTGCGCGCGCCGCATAG
- the dapB gene encoding 4-hydroxy-tetrahydrodipicolinate reductase, with protein MAPAPDPASGAPIPVVVAGALGRMGAEVVRAVLAAPDCTMVAAIDTTPDKEGADLGLELGLGELELAITSDFEGALCQASQAARQGGAAVLVDFTHPSVVYEHTRAAIAYGVHPVIGTTGLSPGQLADLAAFAEKAGVGGAVIPNFSVGMVLLQQAAAAAARFYDFAELTELHHNRKADAPSGTCIKTAELIEELGKSFNPQQVEEHETLAGCRGGQRDSGLRLHSIRLPGLVAHQEVMFGAPGETYTLRHDTIERSAYMPGVLLTVRKVRQLAGLVYGLERLI; from the coding sequence ATGGCTCCTGCACCCGATCCGGCCTCTGGGGCACCCATCCCCGTGGTGGTGGCCGGTGCCCTGGGCCGCATGGGCGCCGAGGTGGTGCGGGCCGTGCTTGCGGCCCCCGATTGCACCATGGTGGCCGCCATCGACACCACCCCTGATAAAGAGGGGGCTGATCTGGGCTTGGAGCTCGGCCTAGGCGAATTGGAGCTGGCGATCACCAGCGACTTCGAGGGGGCCCTATGCCAAGCCAGCCAGGCGGCACGGCAGGGTGGGGCTGCGGTGCTGGTGGATTTCACCCACCCCTCGGTTGTCTACGAGCACACCCGCGCCGCGATCGCCTACGGCGTGCACCCAGTGATCGGTACCACGGGCCTCTCACCCGGGCAGCTGGCTGATCTGGCCGCCTTTGCCGAGAAGGCGGGTGTGGGCGGTGCCGTGATCCCCAATTTTTCAGTTGGCATGGTGCTGCTGCAGCAGGCCGCCGCCGCCGCCGCCCGCTTCTACGACTTCGCTGAGCTCACCGAATTGCACCACAACCGCAAGGCCGATGCCCCCAGCGGCACCTGCATCAAAACCGCCGAGCTGATCGAGGAGCTCGGTAAATCCTTCAACCCCCAGCAGGTGGAGGAGCACGAAACCCTGGCGGGCTGCCGCGGCGGCCAGCGCGACAGCGGCCTGCGCCTGCACTCGATTCGCTTGCCAGGGCTGGTGGCCCACCAAGAGGTGATGTTTGGTGCTCCCGGCGAGACCTACACCCTGCGCCACGACACGATCGAGCGCTCCGCCTACATGCCCGGCGTGCTGCTCACCGTGCGCAAGGTACGCCAGCTGGCTGGCCTTGTGTATGGCCTGGAGCGGCTGATCTGA